The Equus caballus isolate H_3958 breed thoroughbred chromosome 12, TB-T2T, whole genome shotgun sequence genome contains a region encoding:
- the TH gene encoding tyrosine 3-monooxygenase isoform X1: MPTPSAAAPQAKGFRRAVSELDAKQAEAIMSPRFIGRRQSLIEDARKEREKAEAAAAAAAAEPGEPLEAAAVVERDGKAVLNLLFTLRTAKPSSLSRAVKAFETFEAQIHHLETRPAQRPQAGGPHLEYFVRCEVPSPDLPALLSSVRRVAEDVRGAGENKVLWFPRKVSELDKCHHLVTKFDPDLDLDHPGFSDQAYRQRRKLIADIAFQYKHGDPIPRVEYTAEEIATWKEVYTTLKGLYATHACREHLEAFELLERFSGYREDNIPQLEDVSRFLKERSGFQLRPVAGLLSARDFLASLAFRVFQCTQYIRHASSPMHSPEPDCCHELLGHVPMLADRTFAQFSQDIGLASLGASDEEIEKLSTLYWFTVEFGLCKQNGEVKAYGAGLLSSYGELLHSLSEEPEIRAFDPDAAAVQPYQDQTYQSVYFVSESFSDAKDKLRSYASRIQRPFAVKFDPYTLAIDVLDSPHAIRRSLEGVQDELHALANALSTIG, translated from the exons ATGCCCACTCCCAGCGCCGCCGCGCCGCAGGCCAAGGGCTTCCGGAGGGCCGTCTCTGAGCTGGACGCCAAGCAGGCCGAGGCCATCATG TCCCCGCGGTTCATCGGGCGGCGGCAGAGCCTCATCGAGGACGCGCGCAAGGAGCGCGAGAAGGCGGAGGCGGCCGCGGCCGCGGCGGCAGCGGAGCCGGGGGAGCCCCTGGAGGCGGCGGCGGTGGTCGAGAGGGACGGGAAGGCTGTGCTGAACCTACTCTTCACCCTGAGGACCGCCAAGCCCTCCTCGCTGTCCCGCGCGGTGAAGGCCTTTGAG ACATTCGAAGCCCAAATTCACCACCTGGAGACCCGGCCCGCCCAGAGGCCGCAGGCAGGGGGACCCCACCTGGAGTACTTTGTGCGCTGTGAGGTGCCCAGCCCCGACCTGCCCGCCCTGCTCAGCTCCGTGCGCCGGGTGGCAGAGGACGTGCGTGGCGCTGGAGAGAACAAGG TCCTCTGGTTCCCAAGGAAAGTTTCCGAGCTGGACAAGTGTCACCACCTGGTCACCAAGTTTGATCCTGACCTGGACTTGGATCATCCG GGCTTCTCAGACCAGGCGTACCGCCAGCGCAGGAAGCTGATTGCCGACATAGCCTTCCAGTACAAGCA TGGTGACCCTATTCCCCGCGTGGAGTACACGGCCGAGGAGATTGCCACCTG GAAGGAGGTCTACACCACCCTCAAGGGCCTCTACGCCACGCACGCCTGCCGCGAGCACCTGGAGGCCTTCGAGCTGCTGGAACGCTTCAGCGGCTACCGGGAGGACAACATCCCCCAGCTGGAGGACGTCTCCCGATTCCTGAAGG AGCGCTCTGGCTTCCAGCTGCGGCCCGTGGCCGGCCTGCTGTCCGCCCGGGACTTCCTGGCCAGCCTGGCCTTCCGTGTGTTCCAGTGCACCCAGTACATCCGCCATGCCTCGTCGCCCATGCACTCCCCAGAGCC GGACTGCTGCCACGAGCTGCTGGGACATGTGCCCATGCTGGCCGACCGGACCTTTGCCCAATTCTCCCAG GACATCGGCCTCGCATCCCTGGGGGCATCGGACGAGGAGATTGAGAAGCTGTCCACG CTGTACTGGTTCACGGTGGAGTTTGGGCTGTGCAAACAGAACGGCGAGGTGAAGGCCTACGGTGCGGGGCTGCTGTCCTCCTATGGGGAGCTCCTG CACTCCCTGTCGGAGGAGCCTGAGATCCGGGCCTTTGACCCCGACGCTGCGGCCGTGCAGCCCTACCAGGACCAGACCTACCAGTCCGTCTACTTCGTGTCGGAGAGTTTCAGCGACGCCAAAGACAAGCTCAG GAGCTACGCCTCCCGCATCCAACGCCCCTTCGCCGTGAAGTTTGACCCGTACACGCTGGCCATCGACGTGCTGGACAGTCCCCACGCCATCCGGCGCTCCCTGGAGGGTGTCCAGGACGAGCTGCACGCCCTTGCCAATGCGCTGAGCACCATCGGCTAG
- the TH gene encoding tyrosine 3-monooxygenase isoform X2, translating to MPGDVVFRAPAGAGEAWPAGPRRVHSRRSRMPAGPAGQSRDWGAGRPEGRGELGAPCPPQSPRFIGRRQSLIEDARKEREKAEAAAAAAAAEPGEPLEAAAVVERDGKAVLNLLFTLRTAKPSSLSRAVKAFETFEAQIHHLETRPAQRPQAGGPHLEYFVRCEVPSPDLPALLSSVRRVAEDVRGAGENKVLWFPRKVSELDKCHHLVTKFDPDLDLDHPGFSDQAYRQRRKLIADIAFQYKHGDPIPRVEYTAEEIATWKEVYTTLKGLYATHACREHLEAFELLERFSGYREDNIPQLEDVSRFLKERSGFQLRPVAGLLSARDFLASLAFRVFQCTQYIRHASSPMHSPEPDCCHELLGHVPMLADRTFAQFSQDIGLASLGASDEEIEKLSTLYWFTVEFGLCKQNGEVKAYGAGLLSSYGELLHSLSEEPEIRAFDPDAAAVQPYQDQTYQSVYFVSESFSDAKDKLRSYASRIQRPFAVKFDPYTLAIDVLDSPHAIRRSLEGVQDELHALANALSTIG from the exons ATGCCAGGAGACGTGGTCTTCCGTGCCCCAGCAGGAGCAGGCGAGGCCTGGCCAGCCGGGCCCCGCAGAGTACACAGTAGGCGCTCACGGATGCCAGCTGGGCCGGCGGGTCAGAGCCGAGACTGGGGGGCAGGCCGGCCCGAGGGCCGCGGGGAGCTGGGCGCACCCTGTCCCCCGCAGTCCCCGCGGTTCATCGGGCGGCGGCAGAGCCTCATCGAGGACGCGCGCAAGGAGCGCGAGAAGGCGGAGGCGGCCGCGGCCGCGGCGGCAGCGGAGCCGGGGGAGCCCCTGGAGGCGGCGGCGGTGGTCGAGAGGGACGGGAAGGCTGTGCTGAACCTACTCTTCACCCTGAGGACCGCCAAGCCCTCCTCGCTGTCCCGCGCGGTGAAGGCCTTTGAG ACATTCGAAGCCCAAATTCACCACCTGGAGACCCGGCCCGCCCAGAGGCCGCAGGCAGGGGGACCCCACCTGGAGTACTTTGTGCGCTGTGAGGTGCCCAGCCCCGACCTGCCCGCCCTGCTCAGCTCCGTGCGCCGGGTGGCAGAGGACGTGCGTGGCGCTGGAGAGAACAAGG TCCTCTGGTTCCCAAGGAAAGTTTCCGAGCTGGACAAGTGTCACCACCTGGTCACCAAGTTTGATCCTGACCTGGACTTGGATCATCCG GGCTTCTCAGACCAGGCGTACCGCCAGCGCAGGAAGCTGATTGCCGACATAGCCTTCCAGTACAAGCA TGGTGACCCTATTCCCCGCGTGGAGTACACGGCCGAGGAGATTGCCACCTG GAAGGAGGTCTACACCACCCTCAAGGGCCTCTACGCCACGCACGCCTGCCGCGAGCACCTGGAGGCCTTCGAGCTGCTGGAACGCTTCAGCGGCTACCGGGAGGACAACATCCCCCAGCTGGAGGACGTCTCCCGATTCCTGAAGG AGCGCTCTGGCTTCCAGCTGCGGCCCGTGGCCGGCCTGCTGTCCGCCCGGGACTTCCTGGCCAGCCTGGCCTTCCGTGTGTTCCAGTGCACCCAGTACATCCGCCATGCCTCGTCGCCCATGCACTCCCCAGAGCC GGACTGCTGCCACGAGCTGCTGGGACATGTGCCCATGCTGGCCGACCGGACCTTTGCCCAATTCTCCCAG GACATCGGCCTCGCATCCCTGGGGGCATCGGACGAGGAGATTGAGAAGCTGTCCACG CTGTACTGGTTCACGGTGGAGTTTGGGCTGTGCAAACAGAACGGCGAGGTGAAGGCCTACGGTGCGGGGCTGCTGTCCTCCTATGGGGAGCTCCTG CACTCCCTGTCGGAGGAGCCTGAGATCCGGGCCTTTGACCCCGACGCTGCGGCCGTGCAGCCCTACCAGGACCAGACCTACCAGTCCGTCTACTTCGTGTCGGAGAGTTTCAGCGACGCCAAAGACAAGCTCAG GAGCTACGCCTCCCGCATCCAACGCCCCTTCGCCGTGAAGTTTGACCCGTACACGCTGGCCATCGACGTGCTGGACAGTCCCCACGCCATCCGGCGCTCCCTGGAGGGTGTCCAGGACGAGCTGCACGCCCTTGCCAATGCGCTGAGCACCATCGGCTAG